One segment of Agrococcus sp. ProA11 DNA contains the following:
- a CDS encoding cytochrome P450, producing the protein MSDRQQRLALAMRRDERLMRAVHPIAYPLVQAVPGPVRRVPRLGVVVKDAALVRQVLLDGAGFSKQGRGASSDLWTPVLGARVLVNMHGEDHRALRRRLAPIFSPSFVEPLVEEALGEGAAEIERRLLAGERVDLAAHARRSASAAIALLVGLDRAAVDDRLFRQIAGITGMVRLSRPTLTAAQVRSARAVLDALGEHAAAAYRGDESTVPGRLRALGLSEDEALGAVGAFVLTGTETIAAAIPRIVALLLDSGTMQESIDADGAERAIAEGLRWTTPTPVMLRSTLEPRSIGRVAVQPGDRVILATYAADRASGGFDPASDQAASLKQLWFGAGAHFCIGAPLAMAEIRLALAALRRVESAGRRLRVVDRAPARGQLLPGYARLTLEAAA; encoded by the coding sequence TTGAGCGACCGCCAGCAGCGGCTTGCGCTCGCGATGCGCCGCGACGAGCGCCTCATGCGCGCCGTGCACCCGATCGCCTACCCACTCGTGCAGGCGGTGCCGGGGCCCGTGCGGCGCGTGCCGCGGCTGGGCGTGGTCGTGAAGGATGCCGCCCTCGTCCGACAGGTGCTGCTCGACGGCGCCGGCTTCTCGAAGCAGGGGCGGGGCGCGTCGAGCGATCTGTGGACGCCCGTGCTCGGTGCGCGCGTGCTCGTGAACATGCATGGCGAGGATCACCGTGCCCTGCGCCGCAGGCTCGCGCCGATCTTCTCGCCGTCGTTCGTCGAGCCGCTCGTGGAGGAGGCGCTCGGCGAGGGAGCGGCCGAGATCGAGCGGCGGCTGCTGGCGGGGGAGCGGGTGGACCTGGCGGCGCACGCGCGGCGATCGGCGAGCGCTGCCATCGCGCTGCTCGTCGGTCTGGATCGGGCCGCGGTCGACGACCGGCTCTTCCGGCAGATCGCGGGCATCACCGGCATGGTGCGGCTGTCGCGGCCCACGTTGACGGCCGCGCAGGTGCGCAGCGCCCGCGCCGTGCTCGATGCGCTCGGCGAGCACGCGGCTGCCGCCTACCGGGGCGACGAGTCGACGGTGCCCGGGCGGCTGCGCGCGCTCGGGCTCTCGGAGGACGAGGCGCTCGGCGCTGTAGGCGCGTTCGTGCTCACCGGCACGGAGACCATCGCGGCGGCGATCCCGCGCATCGTGGCGCTGCTGCTCGACAGCGGCACGATGCAGGAGTCGATCGACGCCGACGGCGCGGAGCGTGCCATCGCCGAGGGCCTGCGATGGACGACGCCGACCCCCGTGATGCTCCGGTCGACGCTCGAGCCGCGCTCGATCGGCCGAGTGGCTGTGCAACCCGGCGACCGCGTCATCCTCGCCACCTACGCCGCCGACCGCGCGAGCGGCGGCTTCGACCCGGCGTCCGATCAGGCCGCGAGCCTCAAGCAGCTGTGGTTCGGGGCCGGCGCCCACTTCTGCATCGGTGCCCCGCTCGCGATGGCCGAGATCCGGCTGGCGCTCGCGGCTCTGCGTCGCGTCGAGTCCGCCGGTCGCCGGCTGCGCGTCGTCGACCGAGCGCCCGCACGGGGGCAACTGCTGCCCGGCTACGCACGACTCACGCTGGAGGCCGCCGCATGA
- a CDS encoding class I adenylate-forming enzyme family protein, which yields MSMLEAVLTATREHAPRPALTFGDRTLTFAQLGNRVERVAAGLARAGMRPGDRVAFSVRPSIDAVVLALAICRAGGQIAFVDLGAGPELLAARLALAKPRWSAAESVLHLVSAPGLRGIARRRGIDLPAYRELLPDAQHLVTGAPLPGAPRGALRLDRLARAGRGQLPPADPDADALLIFTSGTTGTPKTVLHTLASLGAGLGDIRSGLGLEPGLRVLTDQLMIGIPALIAGSHWTLPPAGLDPGASPGRYLPLLERAEAVFASPAGLDAMLRLLDERQAPSGSLRLIALGGAPVLPPLIERALTRFPDARVRCVYGMSEILPVAIADGAEKLHASGDGDFVGRVASSVDARIDEGELVLAGPGLARAYVHELPDELGEVRTGDLARIDGDRLTLLGRKKDMLLRGTQNIYVGLYEPVIASLPGVADALMVGVPDAIGDDRVVVAVVPDGAPEGLPADPAHPLARRVAAALPGLIDHGALPDLVVAIGALPRRGRMRKPDRAALVDLVATLLEPDGSLAATRSEPLQGRSDAK from the coding sequence ATGAGCATGCTCGAGGCGGTGCTGACTGCCACGCGCGAGCATGCCCCGCGCCCGGCGCTCACCTTCGGCGATCGCACGCTCACCTTCGCCCAGCTTGGCAACCGCGTCGAGCGCGTCGCTGCGGGACTTGCGCGCGCGGGCATGCGGCCGGGCGATCGCGTCGCGTTCTCGGTGCGCCCGTCGATCGATGCCGTGGTGCTCGCGCTCGCGATCTGCCGCGCGGGTGGGCAGATCGCCTTCGTCGATCTCGGAGCCGGGCCGGAGCTGCTCGCTGCGAGGCTCGCGCTCGCGAAGCCGCGGTGGAGCGCCGCAGAGTCCGTCCTGCATCTCGTCTCCGCGCCCGGGCTGCGTGGCATCGCCCGTCGCCGCGGCATCGATCTGCCCGCCTATCGCGAGCTGCTGCCCGACGCCCAGCACCTCGTCACCGGGGCTCCGCTGCCCGGCGCGCCGCGCGGAGCGCTGCGGCTCGATCGCCTGGCCCGCGCCGGCCGTGGCCAGCTGCCCCCTGCAGACCCGGATGCCGACGCGCTGCTCATCTTCACCTCCGGCACCACCGGAACACCCAAGACCGTGCTGCACACCCTCGCGTCGCTCGGCGCGGGCCTCGGCGACATCCGCTCCGGATTAGGTCTGGAACCCGGGCTCCGCGTGCTGACAGACCAGCTGATGATCGGCATCCCCGCGCTCATCGCCGGCAGCCACTGGACGCTGCCGCCCGCCGGTCTCGACCCGGGAGCCTCGCCGGGACGGTATCTGCCGCTGCTCGAGCGCGCCGAAGCCGTCTTCGCCTCGCCGGCCGGTCTCGACGCGATGCTGCGACTGCTCGACGAGCGACAGGCGCCTTCGGGCTCGTTGCGCCTCATCGCGCTCGGGGGCGCCCCGGTGCTGCCGCCGCTCATCGAGCGTGCGCTCACGCGCTTCCCCGACGCACGCGTGCGCTGCGTCTATGGCATGAGCGAGATCCTGCCGGTCGCGATCGCCGATGGCGCCGAGAAGCTGCACGCCTCGGGTGACGGCGACTTCGTCGGCCGCGTCGCCTCCAGCGTCGACGCCCGCATCGACGAGGGTGAGCTGGTGCTCGCCGGTCCCGGACTCGCCCGCGCCTACGTGCACGAGCTGCCCGACGAGCTCGGAGAGGTGCGCACTGGGGACCTGGCCCGCATCGACGGCGACCGGCTCACGCTGCTCGGCCGCAAGAAGGACATGCTGCTGCGCGGCACCCAGAACATCTACGTCGGGCTCTACGAGCCGGTGATCGCCTCCCTGCCCGGGGTCGCCGACGCCCTGATGGTGGGCGTGCCAGATGCGATCGGCGACGACCGCGTCGTGGTGGCCGTCGTGCCGGACGGAGCGCCGGAGGGGCTGCCGGCCGACCCCGCGCATCCGCTCGCCCGCCGCGTCGCAGCGGCACTGCCGGGCCTCATCGACCATGGCGCGCTGCCGGACCTGGTGGTCGCCATCGGCGCGCTGCCCAGGCGCGGCCGGATGCGCAAGCCCGACCGGGCGGCGCTGGTGGACCTCGTCGCGACGCTCCTCGAGCCGGACGGGTCGCTGGCCGCGACCCGCTCGGAGCCCCTTCAGGGGCGGAGCGACGCGAAGTAG
- a CDS encoding NAD(P)H-binding protein: protein MTIAVTAVSGRLGSEIVRALQQLQARDPIVGLARTPQRAQGLGIEVRPGDYADTEQLTRSLAGVDTLLLVSGNEQPEARI, encoded by the coding sequence ATGACGATCGCGGTCACCGCCGTGTCGGGACGGCTCGGGAGCGAGATCGTGCGTGCGCTCCAGCAGCTGCAGGCCCGCGATCCCATCGTCGGGCTGGCTCGAACCCCGCAGCGCGCCCAAGGGCTCGGCATCGAGGTGCGCCCGGGAGACTACGCAGACACCGAGCAGCTGACGAGGTCGCTCGCAGGCGTCGACACCCTGCTCCTGGTCTCGGGCAACGAGCAGCCGGAGGCACGCATCTAG
- a CDS encoding sugar phosphate isomerase/epimerase, giving the protein MIQVGLSTISVFPKGVEDGFRLSREAGYDGVEVMVTTDSKTRNPEKLLEFAERHEQPIMAIHAPVVLLTSFVWGRDPFVKLDRSAELAVSVGAPTVVVHPPFRWQGKYSRTFTDAVRATEQKHGIEVAVENMFPWAAGGIDRQAYLPGIDPSEMDVDHATLDFSHCALAKRDSMQLALDLGDRLRHLHLTDGVAAEGGRVFDEHLIPGHGNEPVAEVLQMLAQQHWTGQVIAEIKTRQARSERDRLRLLVETIEFAREHLGQPTQRADADRTGNA; this is encoded by the coding sequence ATGATCCAGGTCGGCCTCAGCACGATCTCCGTCTTCCCCAAAGGGGTCGAGGACGGCTTCCGCCTGTCGCGCGAAGCCGGCTACGACGGCGTCGAGGTCATGGTGACCACCGACTCGAAGACGCGCAATCCCGAGAAGCTGCTCGAGTTCGCCGAGCGACACGAGCAGCCGATCATGGCGATCCACGCGCCCGTGGTGCTGCTCACCAGCTTCGTCTGGGGCCGCGACCCGTTCGTGAAGCTCGACCGATCGGCGGAGCTCGCGGTCTCGGTCGGGGCGCCGACGGTGGTCGTGCATCCGCCCTTCCGCTGGCAGGGCAAGTACTCGCGCACGTTCACGGATGCGGTGCGCGCGACCGAGCAGAAGCACGGCATCGAGGTCGCGGTCGAGAACATGTTCCCGTGGGCCGCTGGCGGCATCGACCGGCAGGCCTACCTGCCGGGCATCGACCCGAGCGAGATGGATGTCGACCACGCGACGCTCGACTTCTCACACTGCGCGCTGGCCAAGCGCGACTCGATGCAGCTCGCGCTCGACCTGGGCGACCGGCTGCGCCACCTGCACCTCACCGACGGCGTCGCCGCCGAGGGCGGCCGCGTGTTCGACGAGCACCTCATCCCGGGCCACGGCAACGAGCCCGTCGCCGAGGTGCTGCAGATGCTCGCGCAGCAGCATTGGACCGGCCAGGTCATCGCCGAGATCAAGACGCGCCAGGCGCGCTCCGAGCGCGACCGGCTGCGGCTGCTCGTGGAGACGATCGAGTTCGCACGCGAGCACCTCGGTCAGCCGACCCAGCGCGCAGACGCCGACCGGACAGGAAACGCATGA
- the ilvD gene encoding dihydroxy-acid dehydratase produces MPEIDIKPRSRAVTDGVEATTSRGMLRAVGMGDADWEKPQIGIASSWNEITPCNLSLDRLARSSKEGVHSGGGYPLQFGTVSVSDGISMGHEGMHFSLVSREVIADSVETVVMAERLDGTVLLAGCDKSLPGMLMAAARLDVASVFVYAGSIAPGFAKLEDGTIPQSMTIIDSFEAVGAYKAGKISAEDLHRIECGFAPGEGACGGMYTANTMACVAEALGMSLPGSSTPLSADRRRDYYARQSGEAVVELLRKGITARDILTKEAFENAITVAMVLGGSTNSVLHLLAIAHEAEVELTLDDFRRVGARAPHLADVKPFGAYVAQDFDRVGGMPVVMKALLDAGLLHGDVLTVTGRTLAENLEALEPQPIDGTVVRELSNPIHATGGLTILQGTFAPEGAVVKTAGFDAEVFEGPARVFDRERAAMDALTNGEVQAGDVVVIRYEGPKGGPGMREMLAITAAIKGAGLGKDVLLLTDGRFSGGTTGLCIGHIAPEAVDSGPIAFVRDGDRIKVDIAARSLDLIVDEAELASRREGWEPLPPRYTRGVLAKYAKLVQSAATGAVTG; encoded by the coding sequence ATGCCAGAGATCGACATCAAACCGCGCTCGCGCGCGGTCACCGACGGCGTTGAGGCCACCACCAGTCGAGGGATGCTGCGTGCGGTCGGCATGGGCGACGCCGACTGGGAGAAGCCGCAGATCGGCATCGCGAGCTCGTGGAACGAGATCACGCCGTGCAACCTCTCGCTCGATCGGCTCGCGCGGTCGTCGAAGGAGGGCGTGCACTCGGGTGGCGGCTATCCGCTGCAGTTCGGCACCGTCTCGGTCTCGGACGGCATCTCGATGGGCCACGAGGGCATGCACTTCTCGCTCGTCTCGCGCGAGGTCATCGCCGACAGCGTCGAGACGGTCGTGATGGCCGAGCGCCTCGACGGCACCGTGCTGCTGGCGGGCTGCGACAAGTCGCTGCCCGGCATGCTCATGGCCGCGGCCCGCCTCGACGTGGCGAGCGTGTTCGTCTACGCCGGCTCCATCGCACCGGGCTTCGCGAAGCTCGAGGACGGCACCATCCCGCAGTCGATGACGATCATCGACTCGTTCGAGGCCGTCGGCGCCTACAAGGCCGGCAAGATCTCGGCAGAGGACCTGCACCGCATCGAGTGCGGCTTCGCCCCCGGCGAGGGTGCCTGCGGCGGCATGTACACCGCCAACACGATGGCCTGCGTCGCCGAGGCGCTCGGCATGAGCCTGCCAGGCTCGTCGACGCCGCTGTCGGCCGATCGTCGCCGCGACTACTACGCGCGCCAGTCGGGCGAGGCGGTCGTCGAGCTGCTGCGCAAGGGGATCACGGCCCGCGACATCCTCACCAAGGAGGCGTTCGAGAACGCCATCACGGTCGCGATGGTGCTCGGCGGCTCCACCAACTCGGTGCTCCACCTGCTGGCGATCGCGCACGAGGCGGAGGTCGAGCTGACGCTCGACGACTTCCGCCGCGTCGGCGCCCGGGCGCCGCACCTGGCCGACGTCAAGCCCTTCGGCGCCTACGTCGCGCAGGACTTCGACCGCGTCGGCGGCATGCCGGTCGTCATGAAGGCGCTGCTCGACGCTGGTCTGCTGCACGGCGATGTGCTCACCGTCACCGGTCGCACGCTGGCCGAGAACCTCGAGGCGCTCGAACCGCAGCCGATCGACGGCACCGTCGTGCGCGAGCTGTCGAACCCGATCCACGCCACCGGCGGACTCACCATCCTGCAGGGCACGTTCGCCCCCGAAGGCGCGGTCGTGAAGACCGCCGGCTTCGACGCCGAGGTGTTCGAGGGCCCGGCGCGCGTGTTCGACCGCGAGCGCGCCGCGATGGATGCGCTCACCAACGGCGAGGTGCAGGCGGGCGACGTCGTCGTCATCCGCTACGAGGGGCCGAAGGGCGGTCCCGGGATGCGCGAGATGCTCGCGATCACCGCGGCCATCAAGGGCGCGGGGCTCGGCAAGGATGTACTACTGTTGACCGACGGCAGATTCTCAGGCGGCACAACCGGCCTGTGCATCGGCCATATCGCCCCTGAGGCGGTCGACTCCGGTCCGATCGCCTTCGTGCGCGACGGAGACCGCATCAAGGTCGACATCGCCGCTCGCTCGCTTGACCTGATCGTCGACGAGGCAGAGCTCGCTTCCCGGCGTGAGGGCTGGGAGCCGCTGCCCCCGCGCTACACGCGCGGCGTCCTCGCCAAGTACGCCAAGCTCGTGCAATCCGCCGCCACCGGCGCAGTCACGGGTTGA
- a CDS encoding acetolactate synthase large subunit, with translation MTITPRPAPPRNAEAPSLTGSGAVLKSLELLGVTDVFGIPGGAIIPFYDELMQQDAIRHILVRHEQGGGHAAEGYASASGRVGVCLATSGPGATNLVTAIADAYMDSLPMVAITGQVFSHLIGSDAFQEADITGIVMPITKHTFQVTDAADVPGALKAAFHIASTGRPGPVLVDITKDAQQESAPFVWPDKLDLPGYRPVTKAHGKQITAAARMLSEAERPLLYVGGGVIRSKASKELLDFAEATGAPITTTLMARGAFPDSHPQHLGMPGMHGAVPAVLAFQESDLVIALGARFDDRVTGKVNEFAPGAKIIHVDIDPAEISKIRTADVPIVGDVREVLADLLMAFEELAAERRPDLTDWWERLHGLLERFPLGFTEPSDGRLSPQYVIQRIGELTGPEAVYAAGVGQHQMWAAQFIKYERPNSWLNSGGLGTMGYSVPAAMGAKVAEPDRVVWAIDGDGCFQMTNQELATCTLNDIPIKVAIINNSSLGMVRQWQSLFYEGRHSFTDLETGHDAKMIPDFVKLGDAYGCLSIRVTTAAEVDPAIKLALETNDRPVVIDFVVSKDSMVWPMVPQGVSNSFVQYAKDHAPVWEEE, from the coding sequence ATGACCATCACACCTCGGCCCGCGCCCCCGCGCAACGCCGAAGCGCCGAGCTTGACCGGCTCCGGTGCCGTCCTCAAGTCGCTCGAGCTGCTCGGCGTCACGGACGTGTTCGGCATCCCCGGCGGCGCGATCATCCCCTTCTACGACGAGCTGATGCAGCAGGACGCGATCCGCCACATCCTGGTGCGCCACGAGCAGGGCGGCGGCCACGCGGCAGAGGGCTACGCCTCGGCATCCGGCAGGGTCGGCGTCTGCCTCGCCACCTCGGGCCCGGGCGCGACCAACCTCGTCACCGCCATCGCCGACGCCTACATGGACTCCCTGCCCATGGTCGCCATCACCGGCCAGGTCTTCAGTCACCTGATCGGTTCGGATGCGTTCCAGGAGGCCGACATCACCGGCATCGTGATGCCGATCACGAAGCACACCTTCCAGGTCACGGACGCCGCCGACGTGCCGGGGGCGCTGAAGGCCGCGTTCCACATCGCATCCACCGGCCGTCCCGGCCCGGTGCTCGTCGACATCACGAAGGACGCGCAGCAGGAGTCGGCGCCGTTCGTCTGGCCCGACAAGCTCGACCTGCCCGGCTACCGCCCGGTGACCAAGGCGCACGGCAAGCAGATCACCGCGGCCGCACGCATGCTCTCCGAGGCCGAGCGACCGCTGCTCTACGTCGGCGGCGGCGTGATCCGCTCGAAGGCGTCGAAGGAGCTGCTCGACTTCGCCGAGGCCACCGGCGCTCCGATCACCACGACGCTGATGGCGCGCGGCGCCTTCCCCGACTCGCACCCCCAGCACCTCGGCATGCCCGGCATGCACGGCGCCGTACCCGCGGTGCTCGCCTTCCAGGAGAGCGACCTCGTCATCGCGCTCGGCGCGCGCTTCGACGACCGCGTCACCGGCAAGGTGAACGAGTTCGCCCCCGGCGCCAAGATCATCCACGTCGACATCGACCCGGCCGAGATCTCCAAGATCCGCACGGCCGATGTGCCGATCGTTGGTGACGTGCGCGAAGTGCTCGCCGACCTGCTCATGGCCTTCGAGGAGCTCGCGGCCGAGCGGCGCCCAGACCTCACCGACTGGTGGGAGCGGCTGCACGGCCTGCTCGAGCGCTTCCCGCTCGGCTTCACCGAGCCGAGCGACGGCCGGCTGTCGCCGCAGTACGTCATCCAGCGCATCGGCGAGCTCACGGGCCCGGAGGCGGTCTACGCAGCGGGCGTCGGCCAGCACCAGATGTGGGCGGCGCAGTTCATCAAGTACGAGCGCCCCAACTCGTGGCTGAACTCGGGTGGCTTGGGCACCATGGGCTACTCGGTGCCCGCGGCGATGGGCGCCAAGGTCGCGGAGCCCGACCGCGTCGTCTGGGCGATCGACGGCGACGGATGCTTCCAGATGACCAATCAGGAGCTCGCCACCTGCACGCTCAACGACATCCCGATCAAGGTCGCGATCATCAACAACTCGTCGCTCGGCATGGTGCGGCAGTGGCAGAGCCTGTTCTACGAAGGCCGCCACTCGTTCACCGACCTCGAGACCGGCCACGACGCCAAGATGATCCCCGACTTCGTGAAGCTGGGCGATGCATACGGATGCCTCTCCATCCGCGTCACGACGGCGGCGGAGGTCGATCCGGCCATCAAGCTCGCGCTCGAGACCAACGATCGCCCGGTGGTGATCGACTTCGTCGTCTCGAAGGATTCGATGGTGTGGCCGATGGTGCCGCAGGGCGTCTCGAACTCATTCGTGCAGTACGCCAAAGACCATGCCCCGGTCTGGGAGGAGGAGTGA
- the ilvN gene encoding acetolactate synthase small subunit, producing the protein MSTHVLSLLVEDKPGLLTRVAGLFARRGFNIDSLAVGRTEVPGLSRITVVVDVDQLPLEQVTKQLNKLVNVVKIVELEPGQSVQREHLLIKVKVDNSTRSQILEAATLFRARVVDVTTDALVIEVTGDSPKCQALLRLLEPYGVKEIAQSGLLAIGRGGKSISERALKVDRG; encoded by the coding sequence ATGAGCACCCACGTCCTGTCGCTCCTGGTGGAGGACAAGCCGGGTCTGCTGACCCGCGTCGCCGGGCTCTTCGCCCGTCGCGGCTTCAACATCGACTCGCTCGCGGTGGGCCGCACCGAGGTGCCTGGCCTGAGCCGCATCACGGTCGTCGTCGACGTCGACCAGCTGCCGCTCGAGCAGGTCACGAAGCAGCTGAACAAGCTCGTGAACGTCGTGAAGATCGTCGAGCTTGAGCCGGGGCAGTCGGTGCAGCGCGAGCACCTGCTGATCAAGGTGAAGGTCGACAACTCGACGCGCTCGCAGATCCTGGAGGCGGCGACGCTCTTCCGGGCTCGCGTCGTCGACGTCACGACCGACGCGCTCGTGATCGAGGTCACGGGCGACTCGCCCAAGTGCCAGGCGCTGCTGCGACTGCTGGAGCCGTACGGCGTCAAGGAGATCGCGCAGTCCGGCCTGCTGGCCATCGGCCGCGGCGGCAAGTCCATCAGCGAGCGCGCGCTCAAGGTCGATCGCGGCTGA
- the ilvC gene encoding ketol-acid reductoisomerase: MTEVIYDDGADLGIIQGKQVAIIGYGSQGHAHAQNLRDSGVQVRVGLQPESKSRAKATEAGFEVGTPAQVAEWADVVVLLAPDQHQRHIYNDEVAQHMTEGKTLVFSHGFNVRFGYIDAPEGIDVVLVAPKGPGHTVRREFEAGRGVPVIVAVETDASGSAWETAWSYSKAIGGLRAGGIKTTFTEETETDLFGEQAVLCGGVSQLVQYGFETLTEAGYQPEIAYFEVLHELKLIVDLMWEGGIAKQRWSVSDTAEYGDYVSGPRVVDPSVKENMQAVLKDIQSGAFAERFIGDQDAGGPEFKELRAKAEGHPIEATGKKLRGLFAWEQPDSDYVDGSAQR, from the coding sequence ATGACTGAGGTCATCTACGACGACGGTGCCGACCTCGGCATCATCCAGGGCAAGCAGGTCGCCATCATCGGCTACGGCTCGCAGGGCCACGCCCACGCGCAGAACCTGCGCGACTCGGGTGTCCAGGTGCGCGTCGGCCTGCAGCCGGAGTCGAAGAGCCGCGCGAAGGCGACGGAGGCCGGCTTCGAGGTGGGCACGCCCGCACAGGTCGCCGAGTGGGCAGACGTCGTCGTGCTCCTCGCTCCCGACCAGCACCAGCGCCACATCTACAACGACGAGGTCGCGCAGCACATGACCGAGGGCAAGACCCTCGTCTTCAGCCACGGCTTCAACGTGCGCTTCGGCTACATCGATGCGCCCGAGGGCATCGACGTCGTGCTCGTCGCCCCTAAGGGCCCGGGCCACACCGTGCGTCGCGAGTTCGAGGCAGGCCGCGGCGTGCCCGTCATCGTCGCCGTCGAGACGGATGCATCCGGCTCCGCCTGGGAGACGGCTTGGTCGTACTCGAAGGCGATCGGCGGCCTGCGTGCCGGCGGCATCAAGACCACCTTCACCGAGGAGACCGAGACCGACCTGTTCGGCGAGCAGGCTGTGCTCTGCGGCGGTGTCTCGCAGCTCGTGCAGTACGGCTTCGAGACCCTCACCGAGGCCGGCTACCAGCCGGAGATCGCCTACTTCGAGGTGCTGCACGAGCTGAAGCTCATCGTCGACCTCATGTGGGAGGGCGGCATCGCCAAGCAGCGCTGGTCGGTCAGCGACACGGCCGAGTACGGCGACTACGTCTCCGGCCCGCGCGTCGTCGACCCGAGCGTCAAGGAGAACATGCAGGCGGTGCTGAAGGACATCCAGTCGGGTGCCTTCGCCGAGCGCTTCATCGGTGACCAGGATGCTGGCGGCCCCGAGTTCAAGGAGCTGCGCGCCAAGGCAGAGGGACACCCGATCGAGGCGACCGGCAAGAAGCTGCGCGGCCTGTTCGCGTGGGAGCAGCCCGACTCGGACTACGTCGACGGCAGCGCCCAGCGCTGA
- a CDS encoding DUF2332 domain-containing protein, which produces MESVSGERKVSEAYLRWARVEAEERSPRYAEWARGVAADAVLCSAIAELEPSKRQPNLLFAAARFEGVPLQPWADVRDMIAGSWSRIRATMLAHMTQTNEARRMATLLPAIAHVRGPIALVEVGASAGLCLYPDRWRYRFGPGKYVGDAALPLLETVASPSTPLPEHPPTVAWRGGLDLQPLDPDEPETKTWLEALVWPDANGNVDGVRVDRLRTALAIARRERAHVRRGDLRHDTRAVVEEAAQHAPTVVVWHSAVLAYVTAYDRASFADLMGDLPVTWVANEGATLEIGPPAPWATDGDFVLRRDAQPLAVTDPHGAAITWLDDIAR; this is translated from the coding sequence GTGGAGAGCGTCAGCGGCGAGCGCAAGGTCAGTGAGGCCTACCTGCGGTGGGCGCGCGTCGAGGCCGAGGAGCGCTCGCCGCGCTACGCCGAGTGGGCGCGCGGCGTCGCAGCCGATGCGGTGCTCTGCAGCGCGATCGCTGAGCTCGAGCCGAGCAAGCGTCAGCCCAATCTGCTCTTCGCCGCTGCGCGCTTCGAGGGCGTGCCGTTGCAGCCGTGGGCCGACGTGCGCGACATGATCGCAGGCAGCTGGAGCCGCATCCGCGCCACCATGCTCGCCCACATGACCCAGACGAACGAGGCGCGGCGCATGGCCACGCTGCTGCCCGCGATCGCGCACGTGCGCGGCCCCATCGCGCTCGTCGAGGTGGGCGCCTCCGCCGGACTCTGCCTCTACCCCGACCGCTGGCGCTACCGCTTCGGCCCCGGCAAGTACGTCGGCGATGCCGCGCTGCCGCTGCTCGAGACCGTCGCCTCGCCGTCGACGCCGCTGCCCGAGCATCCGCCCACCGTCGCCTGGCGCGGCGGCCTCGACCTGCAGCCGCTCGATCCCGACGAGCCCGAGACGAAGACCTGGCTCGAGGCGCTCGTGTGGCCGGATGCGAACGGCAACGTCGACGGGGTGCGCGTCGACCGGCTGCGCACCGCGCTCGCGATCGCCCGACGCGAGCGCGCGCACGTGCGGCGTGGCGACCTGCGGCACGACACGCGCGCGGTGGTGGAGGAGGCCGCCCAGCATGCGCCGACCGTGGTCGTGTGGCACTCCGCCGTGCTCGCGTACGTCACCGCCTACGACCGGGCCTCCTTCGCCGACCTGATGGGCGACCTGCCGGTGACCTGGGTGGCGAACGAGGGCGCCACGCTCGAGATCGGTCCGCCCGCGCCATGGGCGACCGACGGCGACTTCGTGCTGCGGCGCGACGCGCAGCCGCTCGCGGTCACCGACCCGCACGGCGCCGCCATCACCTGGCTCGACGACATCGCGCGCTGA